A genomic stretch from Argiope bruennichi chromosome 2, qqArgBrue1.1, whole genome shotgun sequence includes:
- the LOC129958878 gene encoding uncharacterized protein LOC129958878 encodes MIGRADIEGSKSDVAMNAWPPQASYPCGNFSDTSCIKLVKSKGSIGPAFAVRIRTENQDQASFCPFTLREVSVLAELALGHLRYLLTDVPPQSNFQPDAVFGADRARRLRPGASSPEARAC; translated from the coding sequence ATGATAGGAAGAGCCGACATCGAAGGATCAAAAAGCGACGTCGCTATGAACGCTTGGCCGCCACAAGCCAGTTATCCCTGTGGTAACTTTTCTGACACCTCTTGCATAAAACTCGTAAAATCAAAAGGATCGATAGGCCCCGCTTTCGCGGTCCGTATTCGTACTGAAAATCAAGATCAAGCCAGCTTTTGCCCTTTTACTCTACGCGAGGTTTCTGTCCTCGCTGAGCTCGCCTTAGGACACCTGCGTTACCTTTTGACAGATGTACCGCCCCAGTCAAACTTCCAACCTGACGCTGTCTTCGGAGCGGATCGCGCCCGGCGGCTGAGGCCGGGCGCTTCAAGTCCAGAAGCGAGGGCTTGTTGA